The stretch of DNA TAAGATTCATAACAAAGATACATGAGATGCATGTTTATGGGGGCTTTGAAATAGATAAAGATGTAGTTGACAAATATCTCCAATTAATCAAAAAAATCTTGGGGGAAATCAATGGCTAAATACTTAAAATACGTAACATTTGGTATTTTGGGGATTTTGTTACTTTCTCTACCTTCTACCCTTCCAGTAATAAAGAGTTTCTGTCCGTATAGTATATTCAATACAGATTGGAACGGATGCTCTAAATTTGCAAAGATGATACATGATAGGGGGGAAGTAGTTCCACTAATATCTCCTTACGATTCTTATAATATAAAAAATGGGGTTTTATTTATCATATCTCCAGATATACATTACTCTTCTAAGGATGTTGAAAAGATTAAAACTTTTTTGGAAAATGGAGGTACTGTGATTATTGCAGATGACTTTGGATATGGGAATGATATCTTAGAGGGATTAAACATCTCCCCAAAAATCTCAAAAAGAAGGGCAGAAGATCTGTTTTATTACAAAAACTATTCCCTTATTGAGACGTATAGGATTGAGGATTTTGATGGGAAGATAACATTCAACATCCCGTCTTATATATCATCGAATAATGGGGAGATAAGAACCAGTTCTATATCAAAAAAGATTTTAATGAAAAAAGTTAAATATGCCAATGGGAAAGTTGTGATTATCTCAGACCCAGATGTGTTTATAAATGCAATGGAAACCTACAACAAAAATTTTTGGGATGTATTTTTAAATAATTTGGATGGGTATGTTTATTATATTGACGAAGTTCACCATTCCAAATTTAGTCCATATGATATTGGTGTTGTTTATGTGCAAAGTAACTTATCCAACAACACAAAATTTATAATATTTTCTTTAATTGTGATAGGAATTTTTATAATAAATAACATAGACTTTTCAAGAATCATTAAATTTAAAAGAAAAACATCCTTAGAGAAAATTGCAGAAGAAAACAATATTGACATAAATGAATTAAATAGAGTAATCTCTAAAATAAAAGAAGGAAAAAATTATAACGATTTGCGTTAGGATGTTAATAATAGTTTAACTTATTAACAAATTTCACAAACTTGGGGGGAAGTATCATGGATGGTTGTGAATTTTTAAACAAAATAATGGATGAAATGAAAAAATGCATAGTTGGAAATGAGATCCCTATAAAGTTGTTAACTATTGCTTTACTATCTGGGGGGCACGTTTTATTGGAAGGAACTCCAGGTATTGGAAAAACCACTATTGCAAAGAACTTTGCAAATATCTTTGGATTAAAATTTTCGAGGATACAATTAACACCAGATATGATGCCCTCTGATATCACTGGTTTTTATTATTTTAATCAAAAAACAGGCGAATTTGAGTTCAAAAAAGGCCCTATATTTGCAAACATTATCTTGGCTGATGAGATAAACAGAACTCCACCAAAAACCCAATCTGCCCTATTGGAGGCAATGCAAGAAAATGCTGTAACTATTGAAGGAAAGACCTTTAAACTTGAAGAACCGTTTATGATTATAGCAACAAAAAACCCTATTGAGTTTGAAGGGGTTTATGAACTACCTGAGGCAGAGAAGGATAGATTTATGTTTAAAATTCGTATTGATTATCCAAAGGAGGATGAAGAACTTGATATTTTACTTAGAAAGCATGAGGGAAGGTTTCATGAAACAAGTAATATTATTTCTCCAGTTGATTTAAAATATGCTATGATATCGGTAAAGGATATTAAAATTGGAGATAAAATTTTAAGATACATTTGTAACATCGTAAGAGCAACGAGAAACGATGAAAGATTAGAATTTGGAGCATCTCCAAGGGCTTCTGAGTATCTACTCTATGCATCGAAGGCACTCGCTTATCTAAATGGAAGGAGTTATGTTATTCCTGATGATGTCAAGTTTCTTGCCAAGTATGTTCTAATTCACAGAATCAAGGTTAAAGGGACGTATGAACTGGATAATATAACTGAAAAGGATGTTGTTGAAGATATATTGAGGAAAGTAGAGGTTCCAAAATAAAGATAAGGGATATGATGGATAGGGAGGATTTGTTAGTTGTTACTGCAATTCTACTGTTTGCACAGGGGTACTTGTTTATAAATATCATCCCACCACTTATTGGGATTGGTATCTTAATTTACCTTTTGTCAATAAAGGTTTCTTTCAATGCAGATGTTACCATAGAATTATTAAATAAAAAATTTGAGGTTAATGAGGGGGAGGGTGTTGATTTAATATTCAAAATAAAAAATAATTCAAAGATTCCCTTAAAATTAAAAATCAAAGAATGGGGAAATAATTTTAAATGGTATGTTGAGGAATTATTTATCGATAAAAATGAAGAAAAAAGATATAAAGTAAGATTAATTCCAAAAAAGAAGGGAAGATTTGAAATTGAAAACTTTATATTTACTGTTTTTGATGTGAATAGGATATTTTTTAAAGATGTTGAAGTTGAGGAAAAAGTTGTTTTAGATGTTTATCCATCAATAGAAAGTTTAAAAAATTCCATTAAAAGAAGTAGAAATATTAAGATTGGTAAAGAAATATTAACTGCATTAAAAATTGGTTATGAGAGTTTAGAGTTTGGTGAGTTGAGGGAATATTTTCCAGGAGATGATTATAAGCATGTTGATTGGAAGAGAACTGCAAAATTTGGATATTTAATTGTCAGGGATTTTTTGAGGGAGAAAGAAGGGAATGTCCATGTTTTAGTTGATGTTAGTAATGCATTTAGAAAATCAAAAACTGACTACCTATCTCTTTTAGTTTATTACCTAATCGGTTTTTTAAATACAAAAAATAAAAATTACAAGATAGTTATTTTTGACGATTTGGGGGTTAAGAAAGTATATGAAAACTTAAGTTTAGATTCCGGAAAAAAGTATCTTGAAGAGTTTTTGAAGGGATTGGACGGAATTCCAAACTTAAGAATTTATAAAGAAAAAAGTGGGGTTCTAAGCCATATCCCAAAACTTATTGAAGGGGGGGAGGTCATACTAATAACTGATGTTGGTTTAAGGTTTGGAGATATTATTGTTTTTGTAGAGTTTATGAAGAAGAGAGGAATTAATACCTACATCATCTCTTTAAATCCATTGCTATTCTTAGGAGAGAAGTATTTAAATGAAGATAACATCCCAAAAATTTATGATAGGTTTATCGAAAGGGAGGTAATTGTTAAAAAATTAAATATATTATGCCCCACTGTAGATTTAGGTCCCAACGATTTAGTAGAACTTGCATTTAAGAGGGGGGGAAAATGAGAGTCTCATCCATAATTGCCTTTATTGTTGGTAGTTTATTTGTGAACTTTTATTATGGATTTTTTGTCATATTTGTTCTTATCTTGAAAATTTTGAAAAAATATAATCTATCTTTGATTTTGTATTTGCTTTATCTATTGTCTATTGGATATTTTGTTAATTTTTGTTCTATCTACGAAAGTTGGAGGGTTTTATTTTTTGTTGCTATTCCAAGTATCGTTGTTTTAGGAGATGTTTTAAAAGATGAAGTTACTTATAAAAAATCCGACATAATTTTGGCACTTTTATTTTTACTGAGTTATTTAAATGAGTATTTGTTTATGACTTTGATTTTAGGTAAGTTATTTGTATCACTACATGGGGAAATTGACTTACGAGGATTTCTTGTTTATTTTTTGTTTCTTGGAGTTGGATTTCTTATATTTGTGGATAAATATAACTTACTTAAGGGCGACTATCTAAATCAGGTGATTATTTTAATTGGCATTGGGTTTTTAAGTTTCTTTGGATTTGTTTTAGAGAAGAATGGAAAATCATAAGTTAAAGTTCAATTCTATCCCAGGGCAATTCTCCTTCAATCCTACCTAAATATTCATCCAATAAACCAAGATTTTTTATATTTTTAATTAATCTTATGGGTTTTTCTGAATTCTCCAATATGTTGCCCAACTCTTCTCCTCCTCTGCAAAGTATGCATTGACATATCATTGAATTGAAATTTTCACTTTCAACACCTACGCCAATTTTTTTGAGATTCTTCTCTATGTATTTTATCTTATTTTTTGCAGTTAAATCAAAACTTTCTCTTTCAAAAGGCGTTCTCGGTTTTGGAATCATTGGATTTATGCTAATCTCAACCTTTCTTATGTTTTCTTTTATTCTTTTTGTGAGTTTTATAATCTCCTCAATATCTTCCTTTCCCTCATCAACAATCCCAACCATGAAATATAATTTAATCTTGTCTATACCATGTTCTTTTGCCAATTCTACAGCATTTAAAATATCTTCTTCAGTAATGTCTTTTTTGATCACTTCCCTTAACCTCTCGCTCCCTGCCTCTGGAGCAATTGTCAGTGTTTTTAATTTCAACAAACTTAATAGTTCATCTGTTATAGTGTCTGCTCTTAATGAGGATGGGGATATTTGGACTTCCTTCTCATTTAAATATTGGCATAAATCAAGGATATGTTTATAATCCCCAACAGAAGGGGCTATTAACGCAACTTTATTAACTTTTGTGTATTTCAAACCTTTATCTACCAAATAAATCAAATCGTCAAGTTTTCTAAACCTTGGAGGGTGGTAAATGCTCCTCGCCATGCAGAATTTACATCTCCTTGGACATCCCCTTCCTATTTCCAATAAAAATGCCTTTCCATAAGCCCCACTTTCATGAGTTATTTGATTTATTGGATAATCCTCTATCGTCAATTTTTTTGGATATATGCGTTTTATTTTACCTTCTCTATTTGGGAAGTGAACACCTTCTTTTATCCAATCGAAATTTCTGGTTATTAGGTTATACATTACCTCAGTTCCCTCTATCTCCCCAACAACAAATGCATCAAAAAACTTACTTAATGGGAATGGATTGCTTATTGCACACGGTCCTCCGCCAATGAAGATTGCATTTGGATTTTTTGCTTTTAGGTCTTTTATTATTTTTACAACATTAAAATAATCGTTTTCATATTGGAGTGTAATTATTATTGAATCATAGTTCTTAATTTCTTGATAATTTTCAATGAAAAACATCTTGCAATCAATATCTCTATATTTATTTAAATGATGGTAAAGAATATGCATAGCAAGACAAGAAATACCGCCTTTAAATTTATTTGGAAAAATTACTGCAACATTTTTTATATTTTTCATGTTATCACTATATAGAGCGTTTGTAATAGAAAAAATTAAAATGACAAAAAAGCACAGATATATCATTTAAATTAAAATTTTATCATCATTAGAAGAAAAGAATAAAAAAATTTTAGAACAACTAATATTTAAGTTTTGTGAAATGGGATAAAGGTTTTGATTATGAAGGCTTTAATTATAGATTGTTTGGCAACAGTTGATGGAAAAAAATTATTGACAAGAGATGTTATAGGATGTGGTCCAAGAACTGTTAAGGGAATTTTAAAAAACGAGGGAATTGATGCAAAGATTGCTCCATTGGAATATTTTAAAGTGGAAGATATAAAAAACTACGACTTACTTTTTATCAGTGGTATGACGGTTGATTTTAAAGGAATTAAAAATTTAGTTGATAAAATAAACAGGAAAAGGAACGAAGACCAAAAAATCATTATTGGGGGACCAATAGCAAATAATCTCTATATCTTGGAAGAGATTGAGGGTGATATTTCCATCGTTGGAGAGGGAGAGATTACCATAAGGGAACTAATAAAAAAGGATTTCAATGCTGAGAATGTTGAGGGAACAACATACTATGATTATTATAAAGAAGAACTAATAATAAATCCACTGAGGGGAATTATTAAAGATATGAAACTAATAACCCCTTCAACTGAGATAGAGGATTATCCAAACTATTTTTCAGGTAGGGTTTATGTTGAGGTTGTGAGGGGGTGTAGTAATTTTAAAAGAGCCCTATTGTTATGCGACAATAAAAAATGTAATCTATGTGAAAATGGGACTACAAGATGCCCATTAAACATAAATCCAGGTTGTGGTTTTTGTTCAGTCCCTTCAGTATTTGGTTATGCAAGGAGTAGGGATTTAGAGGATATCTTGTTTGAGATTGAGGATTTGTTTAAGAGGGGCGTTAAAAGGGTTGTTCTAAGTGCTCCTGATTTTTTGGATTATAAAAGAGGAAACATGTTAATAAGAGAGAATGCCGAGCAAAGCGAGGCATCCTATCATTTTGATGAAACTTTTTTAAAGTTTCGGGGAGATGATATTTTAATCAATCCAAAAGAACCACATCCAAATTATGAAGCAATAGAAGAACTTTTATCAAATTTATATGATTTAAAAATCAAATATAATGCAAGTGTTAGTTTGGAAAATGTTAAGGCAAATTTATTTGATGAAAAAGTGGCAAAAATCATCTCCAAGTACCTTCCAAACACACCACTTTATATCGGATGTGAAACAGGAGATGAAGTTCATTCAAAATTGTTGGGGAGACCATCGCTTCCAGAAGATGTTCTAAAGGCTGTTAAAATAGCAAGAAAATACAGCTTAAGACCCCAAGTTTATTTCATCTATGGACTACCTGGGCAAAATATGGAAACTGCAATGAATACAATAAACTTTATGGATAAGATAAAAAACCATATCGATAAAATTACGGTATATAAATTTAAACCTCTTCCAATGAGTGCGTTTGAGAACTTTAATCCCATAATGGACAAATCATCTATGTTAATAAAGGAAAAAGCAAGAGAGATAAATAAATATGTTAAAAAGAAATATTTGAGTAAAAAAGTGGATGTTATTGTATCAGAAAGGCATTTTAAAAATAAGAAAGATGCTGTTGGATATATGGTCAATGGGGGACCAATGGTTGTTGTAAAAAATGGAGCAAATTTTATAGGAAAAACAGTAAAGGTTAAAATCACAAAAACTTATGAAAAGTTTGTTGAGGGAATTGTATACTCCAAATAAGATTTAAATTTAAAGATATTTCTTAACAAACAACTCTGCATTTAGAACACTTGCTCCTGCTGCTCCTCTTATTGTGTTGTGTTCTAATGCAGTGTATTTAACATCAAATATTGGGTCTTTTCTTATTCTACCAACAACAATGGACATACCATTTCCTTCATTTCTATCCAATCTTGGTTGAGGTCTATCTGGTTCTTCTTTAACAACAATTGGTTTTGCGTAGGTTGGTAAATCCAAATCCTTCAATGGGTCAAATTTATCCATTGCTTCTTTTATGTCCTCTGGCTCAGCAGGTTCTTTTGTTTTTACAAATATGCTCTCAATGTGTCCATCAATTACACAAATTCTGTTGCATGATGCCCCTACTTTGAAGTTTGCGTTTTTAACTTCACTTCCATCAAACTCTCCCAATATTTTTAAACTTTCTGTTTGCATTTTCTCTTCTTCATTTTTAATGTATGGGATTACGTTGTCAATTATAGCCATTGATGGAACTCCATCGTAACCTGCCCCACTTACTGCTTGTAGTGTTGTTACATTAACCGCCTCAATGCCGAATTTATCCAATATTGGTTTTAATGTTATAACTAAGCAAATTGTTGAACAGTTTGGATTTGTTACAATTGCCCCATCCCATTTTCTATTCTCTCTTTGAATTTCTATCAACTTAAAGTGCTCCTCATTAACCTCAGGAACTATTAATGGAACATCCTTCTCCATTCTCATTGCTGATGCGTTTGAGAATACCAACTTCCCTTCTTTTGCAAATGCTGGTTCAAGTTCTCTTGCTAAATCTGCTGGCAATGCTGAGAATACAACATCAACATCCTTAAATGCCTCGTGTTTTGGGTCTGTTGGAACAACAACCATCTCTCCAATATCTTCTGGAATTGGCTCACTTTGATACCAGTATGCTGCATCTTTATACTTTTTCCCTGCACTTCTTGGGGATGCTGCTAAAACCTCCAATTCGAACATTGGATGGTTTGAGAGCATTTGGATAAATCTTTGCCCAACCATCCCTGTTGCTCCTAAAACTCCCACTTTAATCATAACTTTCACCTTTTTTGTTTAATTCAGTTTTCATTTTTAGGGATTAATAATTTTTAAGATTTTCGCAATATGTTTTTTGTGGAATTTATGTCAAGTATTTAACCACAACAAATTTTTTAAAGAGCAACAAATCATACGTAAAATTTCAAATAAGCCTATTTACCCTTTTAATTTCATTGGAGTTTTTAGCCACTTATAACGTAAACGACTAATAAACTACTCAACAATTATTCTAAAAGTTAAATTAGCCCCATTTTTTAATTTCTCTATTATTTCTCTATTAATATCCTTTGCTCCTTTATCTGCCTTAATCATCAAAGTCCTTGGACAAATGAAATCGCTCTTCCTAATAACAATATCGGTTGGATGGTTTAGGATTAACCTCTCATCCCCCCTCCCAATAACAACATCTTTAATGCCTTCAACTTCAATTTCAACAATAATCTTTTTACTCTTCCTTATTTTTTCTTTAAATTCCTCTGGAAAATCTTGCATGGATTTGTCTGCTGAAACCCCAATAATGCAATCTCCCTTTGGAGTTAAATGCATTTCTTTTGTAATTTCCAATGTTGTTTTGTGCAAACCTCTTATGTTTTCATGTCCTTTTGCATAGATTACAAATTCCATAACATCACCGCAAATTAACCACATTTTTATATACTTTTGTGTTAAATACTGTAAACTCCATTTAAGGTATGGATAACTGCAAAGAATTTCGCAAACAACTATATATACCATAAGGATATAAATTAAAATAAAGTTGATTTAATTTGGGGTGGTTGTATGATAACATGGTACGGACATGCCTGCTTTAAAGTAGATAACGTCCTTATAGACCCATTTGTTCCAAATCCTCTATGTGATATTCCATTTGATGAAATAATGGAGGGGGTTGATGTAATAGCAGTAACTCATGGGCATGCTGACCACTTAGGTAATGCAGAAAAACTTTCAAAAGAATACAATGTTCCTGTTGTGGCAAACCATGAGATTAGTGTTTATCTACAAGATTTGGGGGTTTGTGCAGAAGGTATGAACATTGGAGGCACCATTGTTATAAACAATGCAAAACTAACCATGGTTAAGGCAGAGCATTCCTCAGATATCGCCCCTAACATTAGCGGTGGCGTTGCAGGAGGATTCATTGTAAATGATAGGGTTTACCATGCAGGAGATACTGGAGTATTTAGTGATATGGAGTTGATTGGGGAGATTTATTCGCCAAGTGTTGCTTTATTGCCTATTGGTGGAAGATACACAATGGACATAAAAGAGGCATTGGTGGCTATTGAGTTACTCTATCCAGAGGTTGTTATTCCAATGCACTACAACACATTCCCAATAATAGAGGTAAACCCTAACGAATTCAAAAGATTAGCGGAAGGTTTAGGCGTTGAAGTAATAATCCCAAAAATAGGGGAACCAATAGACCTCTAAACTTCAGTATCTCCGAATATGCATTAGGTATGCACAACTGAGTATTATCTATTGGTTTATTTGTATATATGTGCATTCGAATTAATTCATTAATTTTGATAACGAATTCTTTTAAATTCATGGTTTATAA from Methanotorris formicicus Mc-S-70 encodes:
- a CDS encoding DUF58 domain-containing protein → MDREDLLVVTAILLFAQGYLFINIIPPLIGIGILIYLLSIKVSFNADVTIELLNKKFEVNEGEGVDLIFKIKNNSKIPLKLKIKEWGNNFKWYVEELFIDKNEEKRYKVRLIPKKKGRFEIENFIFTVFDVNRIFFKDVEVEEKVVLDVYPSIESLKNSIKRSRNIKIGKEILTALKIGYESLEFGELREYFPGDDYKHVDWKRTAKFGYLIVRDFLREKEGNVHVLVDVSNAFRKSKTDYLSLLVYYLIGFLNTKNKNYKIVIFDDLGVKKVYENLSLDSGKKYLEEFLKGLDGIPNLRIYKEKSGVLSHIPKLIEGGEVILITDVGLRFGDIIVFVEFMKKRGINTYIISLNPLLFLGEKYLNEDNIPKIYDRFIEREVIVKKLNILCPTVDLGPNDLVELAFKRGGK
- a CDS encoding metal-dependent hydrolase codes for the protein MITWYGHACFKVDNVLIDPFVPNPLCDIPFDEIMEGVDVIAVTHGHADHLGNAEKLSKEYNVPVVANHEISVYLQDLGVCAEGMNIGGTIVINNAKLTMVKAEHSSDIAPNISGGVAGGFIVNDRVYHAGDTGVFSDMELIGEIYSPSVALLPIGGRYTMDIKEALVAIELLYPEVVIPMHYNTFPIIEVNPNEFKRLAEGLGVEVIIPKIGEPIDL
- a CDS encoding DUF4350 domain-containing protein yields the protein MAKYLKYVTFGILGILLLSLPSTLPVIKSFCPYSIFNTDWNGCSKFAKMIHDRGEVVPLISPYDSYNIKNGVLFIISPDIHYSSKDVEKIKTFLENGGTVIIADDFGYGNDILEGLNISPKISKRRAEDLFYYKNYSLIETYRIEDFDGKITFNIPSYISSNNGEIRTSSISKKILMKKVKYANGKVVIISDPDVFINAMETYNKNFWDVFLNNLDGYVYYIDEVHHSKFSPYDIGVVYVQSNLSNNTKFIIFSLIVIGIFIINNIDFSRIIKFKRKTSLEKIAEENNIDINELNRVISKIKEGKNYNDLR
- a CDS encoding B12-binding domain-containing radical SAM protein, with product MKNIKNVAVIFPNKFKGGISCLAMHILYHHLNKYRDIDCKMFFIENYQEIKNYDSIIITLQYENDYFNVVKIIKDLKAKNPNAIFIGGGPCAISNPFPLSKFFDAFVVGEIEGTEVMYNLITRNFDWIKEGVHFPNREGKIKRIYPKKLTIEDYPINQITHESGAYGKAFLLEIGRGCPRRCKFCMARSIYHPPRFRKLDDLIYLVDKGLKYTKVNKVALIAPSVGDYKHILDLCQYLNEKEVQISPSSLRADTITDELLSLLKLKTLTIAPEAGSERLREVIKKDITEEDILNAVELAKEHGIDKIKLYFMVGIVDEGKEDIEEIIKLTKRIKENIRKVEISINPMIPKPRTPFERESFDLTAKNKIKYIEKNLKKIGVGVESENFNSMICQCILCRGGEELGNILENSEKPIRLIKNIKNLGLLDEYLGRIEGELPWDRIEL
- a CDS encoding DUF371 domain-containing protein codes for the protein MEFVIYAKGHENIRGLHKTTLEITKEMHLTPKGDCIIGVSADKSMQDFPEEFKEKIRKSKKIIVEIEVEGIKDVVIGRGDERLILNHPTDIVIRKSDFICPRTLMIKADKGAKDINREIIEKLKNGANLTFRIIVE
- the asd gene encoding aspartate-semialdehyde dehydrogenase translates to MIKVGVLGATGMVGQRFIQMLSNHPMFELEVLAASPRSAGKKYKDAAYWYQSEPIPEDIGEMVVVPTDPKHEAFKDVDVVFSALPADLARELEPAFAKEGKLVFSNASAMRMEKDVPLIVPEVNEEHFKLIEIQRENRKWDGAIVTNPNCSTICLVITLKPILDKFGIEAVNVTTLQAVSGAGYDGVPSMAIIDNVIPYIKNEEEKMQTESLKILGEFDGSEVKNANFKVGASCNRICVIDGHIESIFVKTKEPAEPEDIKEAMDKFDPLKDLDLPTYAKPIVVKEEPDRPQPRLDRNEGNGMSIVVGRIRKDPIFDVKYTALEHNTIRGAAGASVLNAELFVKKYL
- a CDS encoding AAA family ATPase, with the protein product MDGCEFLNKIMDEMKKCIVGNEIPIKLLTIALLSGGHVLLEGTPGIGKTTIAKNFANIFGLKFSRIQLTPDMMPSDITGFYYFNQKTGEFEFKKGPIFANIILADEINRTPPKTQSALLEAMQENAVTIEGKTFKLEEPFMIIATKNPIEFEGVYELPEAEKDRFMFKIRIDYPKEDEELDILLRKHEGRFHETSNIISPVDLKYAMISVKDIKIGDKILRYICNIVRATRNDERLEFGASPRASEYLLYASKALAYLNGRSYVIPDDVKFLAKYVLIHRIKVKGTYELDNITEKDVVEDILRKVEVPK
- a CDS encoding B12-binding domain-containing radical SAM protein, which encodes MKALIIDCLATVDGKKLLTRDVIGCGPRTVKGILKNEGIDAKIAPLEYFKVEDIKNYDLLFISGMTVDFKGIKNLVDKINRKRNEDQKIIIGGPIANNLYILEEIEGDISIVGEGEITIRELIKKDFNAENVEGTTYYDYYKEELIINPLRGIIKDMKLITPSTEIEDYPNYFSGRVYVEVVRGCSNFKRALLLCDNKKCNLCENGTTRCPLNINPGCGFCSVPSVFGYARSRDLEDILFEIEDLFKRGVKRVVLSAPDFLDYKRGNMLIRENAEQSEASYHFDETFLKFRGDDILINPKEPHPNYEAIEELLSNLYDLKIKYNASVSLENVKANLFDEKVAKIISKYLPNTPLYIGCETGDEVHSKLLGRPSLPEDVLKAVKIARKYSLRPQVYFIYGLPGQNMETAMNTINFMDKIKNHIDKITVYKFKPLPMSAFENFNPIMDKSSMLIKEKAREINKYVKKKYLSKKVDVIVSERHFKNKKDAVGYMVNGGPMVVVKNGANFIGKTVKVKITKTYEKFVEGIVYSK